In the Shewanella sp. OMA3-2 genome, one interval contains:
- the metF gene encoding methylenetetrahydrofolate reductase: MAFHHAQHSQSLNQSLSELGDINVSFEFFPPSTPEMETILWNSIRRLEPLNPKFVSVTYGANSGVRDRTHSVIERIQKETNLIAAPHLTLVDASDEELIELAKHYWNSGIKDIVALRGDLPDGSPKPTRFANDLVRLLRSVADFDISVAAYPEVHPDARNAQADLIHLKKKIDAGANRAITQFFFNVESYLRFRDRCVTAGIDVEIVPGILPVTNFKQTKRFADMTNVAIPQWLHRQFEGLDDDPATRQLVGANVAIDTVKVLAREGVKDFHFYTLNRAELTYAICHTLGVRPK, from the coding sequence ATGGCTTTTCATCACGCCCAACACTCACAGTCGTTAAATCAGAGCTTATCTGAGTTAGGTGATATCAACGTGTCATTTGAGTTTTTTCCACCTTCAACACCAGAAATGGAAACTATTCTATGGAATTCTATTCGCCGTTTAGAACCGTTAAATCCTAAGTTTGTTTCAGTGACTTATGGTGCTAATTCAGGCGTGCGTGACCGCACTCATAGTGTTATTGAGCGTATTCAAAAGGAAACCAATTTAATTGCAGCGCCGCATTTAACGTTAGTAGATGCCAGTGATGAAGAGCTGATTGAACTTGCCAAACATTATTGGAATTCAGGCATTAAAGATATTGTCGCCCTGCGTGGTGACTTACCTGATGGCAGTCCAAAGCCGACTCGCTTTGCCAACGATTTAGTGCGTTTACTTCGTTCGGTCGCTGATTTTGATATTTCGGTCGCGGCTTATCCTGAAGTGCATCCAGATGCGCGTAATGCTCAAGCTGATTTAATTCACCTAAAGAAAAAAATTGATGCAGGTGCAAACCGTGCTATTACTCAGTTCTTTTTCAATGTTGAGTCATACCTTCGTTTTCGCGACCGCTGTGTTACCGCTGGTATTGATGTTGAGATTGTGCCAGGTATTTTACCGGTCACTAACTTTAAGCAAACTAAGCGTTTTGCCGATATGACCAATGTGGCCATACCGCAATGGTTACACCGTCAGTTTGAAGGCTTAGATGATGACCCTGCCACGCGCCAATTAGTCGGTGCCAACGTTGCCATTGATACTGTAAAAGTATTGGCCCGCGAAGGGGTAAAAGACTTCCATTTTTACACGCTAAATCGTGCTGAATTAACTTACGCTATTTGCCATACTTTAGGTGTGCGACCTAAGTAG
- a CDS encoding alanine/glycine:cation symporter family protein — MEAITLLINNINGIVWGIPMLVMILGVGLFLSIGLKFMPILKLGTGFKLLWSGRTVTDESEKGDVSPFNALMTSLSATIGTGNIAGVATAIVIGGPGALFWMWCTALVGMATKFAEAVLAVKFRETDSNGDHVGGPMYYIKNGLGKKWAWLGTAFAFFGMFAGFGIGNTVQSNSVADALSSNFGVPSWITGVVLMVLVGAVLMGGIKRIAEVAGKLVPLMTVFYITAGLAVLVVYIDQVPAAFELIVHSAFNPVAAQGGFAGAAVWAAIRFGVARGVFSNEAGLGSAPIAHAAAKTNNPVKQGLVAMLGTFIDTIIVCSITGLAIVVSGSWTSGENGAALTSLAFSHALPMGNYIVAIALAIFAFTTILGWSFYSEKCVQYLFGDKAVKPFRLIFTLVVPIGAISSLEFIWLLADTLNAMMALPNLIALMLLSPVVFGLTREYFAKQKALKKAKV; from the coding sequence ATGGAAGCGATCACACTTTTAATCAATAATATTAACGGCATCGTTTGGGGTATTCCCATGCTGGTGATGATATTAGGCGTTGGGTTATTTTTATCGATTGGTTTAAAGTTCATGCCAATCCTCAAGTTAGGCACAGGTTTTAAATTACTATGGTCAGGCAGAACGGTCACTGACGAAAGTGAAAAAGGCGATGTGAGCCCTTTCAATGCATTAATGACCTCGCTGTCTGCCACTATCGGTACCGGTAATATTGCTGGTGTTGCTACCGCAATTGTAATCGGTGGTCCAGGCGCCTTATTTTGGATGTGGTGTACCGCATTAGTGGGCATGGCAACCAAATTTGCTGAAGCGGTATTAGCGGTAAAGTTTCGTGAAACTGACAGCAATGGCGATCATGTTGGCGGCCCTATGTATTACATCAAAAATGGCTTAGGTAAAAAGTGGGCTTGGTTGGGTACCGCCTTTGCGTTTTTTGGTATGTTTGCAGGGTTTGGTATTGGTAATACTGTGCAATCAAATTCGGTAGCAGACGCATTAAGCAGTAACTTTGGTGTGCCGAGTTGGATTACGGGTGTGGTGCTAATGGTATTAGTTGGCGCAGTGTTAATGGGCGGTATTAAGCGTATTGCTGAAGTTGCAGGCAAGCTTGTGCCATTAATGACGGTATTTTATATCACTGCCGGACTTGCAGTATTAGTGGTTTATATTGATCAAGTGCCTGCGGCGTTTGAGCTGATTGTGCATAGTGCATTCAATCCCGTTGCTGCCCAAGGCGGTTTTGCTGGGGCAGCTGTTTGGGCGGCGATTCGTTTTGGTGTGGCACGTGGGGTATTTTCAAATGAAGCTGGCTTAGGCAGTGCACCAATTGCCCACGCTGCGGCAAAAACCAATAACCCAGTTAAACAAGGCCTAGTAGCAATGTTAGGTACGTTTATCGACACCATTATTGTATGTTCTATCACCGGCTTAGCCATTGTTGTTTCTGGCTCGTGGACATCGGGTGAAAATGGTGCAGCCTTGACCTCGCTGGCATTCTCCCATGCGTTGCCAATGGGTAATTACATTGTGGCAATTGCATTGGCTATATTTGCATTTACCACCATTTTGGGTTGGAGCTTTTACAGTGAAAAGTGCGTGCAGTACTTATTTGGTGATAAAGCCGTTAAGCCATTCCGTTTAATATTTACCTTAGTTGTGCCGATAGGGGCAATTAGTTCACTAGAGTTTATTTGGCTATTAGCTGATACGTTAAATGCCATGATGGCGCTACCAAACTTGATCGCATTAATGTTATTAAGCCCAGTAGTATTCGGGTTAACCCGCGAGTATTTTGCAAAACAAAAAGCACTTAAAAAAGCGAAAGTATAA
- a CDS encoding c-type cytochrome — protein MKFQLNIILGAAVLCSLQMSATVVATELPDRQQALPSVSKQAGQTYLQPAALSDIPVGEFGDKVRLGYQLFVNTQQLRDKYVGNQLNCVNCHLNAGNKANASPLWGAYFAYPAYRKKNDKVNSFEERLQGCFTYSMNGKAPESGSKELVALSAYSYWLGMSGLMLQHNVAGPVAELSDSELVKGAKRDDLILPDAISSKMDHNALAQLPGRGFPKVPKAAQAYSPERGLVVYQAHCQSCHGQDGQGQIIAGVAALPPVWGPQSFNWGAGMHRVNTAADFIYENMPLGKSIQLTPQQAWDVAAYINSQDRPQDPRFKGNVADTQGQYHQHDGFYGQSVAGTILGSASSANFPKK, from the coding sequence ATGAAATTTCAATTGAACATCATCTTAGGCGCTGCGGTACTGTGTAGTTTGCAAATGAGCGCTACAGTCGTTGCGACAGAATTGCCTGATCGCCAACAAGCTTTACCCTCTGTGTCTAAGCAAGCTGGACAGACATACCTCCAGCCAGCAGCATTGTCAGACATACCCGTAGGTGAGTTTGGTGACAAGGTTCGTTTAGGTTATCAATTATTTGTTAATACTCAGCAATTGCGTGACAAGTATGTCGGCAATCAACTTAATTGTGTTAATTGTCACCTTAATGCAGGCAACAAAGCCAATGCCTCACCTTTGTGGGGGGCATATTTTGCTTATCCGGCTTACCGTAAAAAAAACGATAAAGTGAATAGTTTTGAAGAACGCTTACAAGGCTGTTTTACTTATTCGATGAATGGCAAAGCGCCAGAATCAGGCAGTAAAGAATTAGTCGCGTTGTCAGCTTATTCCTATTGGTTGGGCATGTCTGGGTTAATGCTGCAGCACAATGTTGCTGGCCCTGTGGCTGAATTAAGTGATAGTGAGTTGGTTAAAGGGGCAAAACGCGATGACCTTATTTTACCTGATGCCATTTCAAGTAAAATGGATCACAATGCATTAGCGCAATTACCCGGGCGCGGTTTTCCCAAAGTGCCTAAAGCAGCGCAAGCTTATTCGCCAGAACGTGGTTTAGTGGTTTATCAAGCACATTGTCAGTCTTGTCATGGGCAAGATGGTCAAGGACAGATTATTGCCGGGGTTGCCGCTCTGCCACCAGTATGGGGACCACAAAGTTTTAATTGGGGGGCAGGCATGCACAGAGTCAATACAGCGGCAGATTTTATTTATGAAAACATGCCTTTAGGTAAAAGTATCCAACTGACACCTCAGCAAGCTTGGGACGTCGCGGCGTATATTAATTCGCAAGACCGACCTCAAGACCCAAGGTTTAAAGGTAATGTGGCTGACACGCAAGGTCAATATCATCAACATGATGGTTTTTATGGTCAAAGCGTTGCAGGAACAATATTAGGTAGCGCTTCTTCTGCTAATTTTCCGAAAAAATAG
- a CDS encoding c-type cytochrome, with protein sequence MNKTIITAIFFSCVISLPASASTPDSSTKEAPQTVPVAAQMCVSCHGAQGQGMDVAGPKLAGLSAAYMVKQIKLFQSGSRQSPLMQPMAMMVQGDAIQVVADYFASQPVDHVTLRYRGDKLVMTEPAEKLAYQGDWSRDIPACFSCHGPSAVGAELFPRLAGQQASYIKSQLEAWQKGTRKGDTDNVMGKVASKLTATEIDALAHYFTSLK encoded by the coding sequence ATGAATAAAACAATCATCACTGCAATATTTTTTAGCTGTGTAATTAGTTTACCTGCAAGCGCATCAACTCCTGACTCCTCAACCAAAGAGGCACCACAAACAGTGCCCGTTGCCGCACAGATGTGTGTTAGTTGTCACGGTGCTCAAGGGCAGGGAATGGATGTTGCTGGACCAAAGCTAGCAGGGCTATCAGCAGCTTATATGGTTAAGCAGATCAAACTGTTTCAGTCGGGAAGTCGACAAAGCCCCCTGATGCAGCCAATGGCAATGATGGTTCAGGGTGACGCAATTCAAGTGGTAGCGGATTATTTTGCATCTCAACCGGTCGACCACGTTACGCTGCGTTACCGTGGTGATAAGCTGGTTATGACTGAACCCGCCGAAAAGTTAGCTTATCAAGGGGATTGGTCGCGTGATATTCCCGCCTGTTTTTCCTGTCATGGTCCTTCAGCTGTGGGTGCTGAGTTATTTCCACGCTTAGCGGGTCAACAAGCCAGCTATATTAAAAGTCAGCTTGAAGCTTGGCAAAAAGGCACTCGCAAAGGCGATACTGATAATGTAATGGGTAAGGTTGCCAGTAAGCTCACCGCAACCGAGATAGATGCACTTGCGCACTATTTTACTTCGCTTAAGTAA
- a CDS encoding cysteine-rich CWC family protein: protein MSAINCPICDQMNQCMMASGQDISTCWCLSLDYSAVELIQRYLLEHPQVNINADQCVCSSCLTQIALMFQPALAAAAVQIFKP, encoded by the coding sequence TTGTCTGCAATCAATTGTCCAATCTGTGATCAAATGAACCAATGTATGATGGCAAGCGGGCAGGATATTTCAACTTGTTGGTGTTTATCGCTAGATTATTCTGCGGTAGAACTGATCCAGCGCTATCTGTTAGAGCATCCTCAAGTTAACATCAATGCAGACCAATGTGTCTGTTCATCATGTTTAACTCAAATAGCATTAATGTTCCAACCTGCATTAGCTGCAGCTGCAGTACAAATTTTTAAACCATAA
- a CDS encoding SRPBCC family protein, whose amino-acid sequence MIKKILIVLATIIAIPFIAALFIKKSYQVEKVIVINQPIAEVFDYVKHLKNQDNFSKWAMMDPDMQKTYQGTDATVGFVSAWSSDNPDVGMGEQEIKAIAEGQRIDFELRFLSPFESTEPAYMTTEALGDNQTEVRWGFSGHMDYPMNLMFLFIDFETMIGADLQQGLDTLKVVLEK is encoded by the coding sequence ATGATAAAGAAAATTCTCATAGTGCTTGCCACTATTATCGCCATTCCATTTATTGCAGCTTTATTTATCAAAAAAAGTTATCAAGTCGAAAAAGTGATTGTTATCAATCAACCTATTGCCGAGGTCTTTGATTATGTAAAACATCTGAAGAATCAAGATAACTTCAGTAAATGGGCCATGATGGACCCTGATATGCAAAAAACGTATCAAGGTACAGATGCTACTGTAGGTTTTGTATCCGCTTGGTCAAGTGATAACCCCGATGTGGGTATGGGTGAACAAGAGATTAAAGCCATTGCTGAAGGTCAAAGAATTGATTTTGAACTGCGATTTCTATCACCATTTGAGTCAACTGAGCCTGCGTATATGACGACCGAAGCTTTAGGTGACAATCAAACTGAAGTGCGCTGGGGATTTAGTGGGCATATGGATTACCCAATGAACTTAATGTTTTTATTCATCGATTTTGAAACCATGATTGGTGCAGATTTACAGCAAGGATTAGATACACTTAAAGTGGTGCTTGAGAAATAA